The Ipomoea triloba cultivar NCNSP0323 chromosome 14, ASM357664v1 region GAATGCATCTAAACTTGAATTTCTAGACATGTCTGATAAATGAATTTATGGGTTTCATTCCAAGTTTTCTCGGTGATCTAAGATCGTTGGGGTGGCTGAATCTAGAATACAACAATTTGCATAGCTCGTCATCACGATTTGATAAAGAGCTGAGTTTTATTAGTTCCCTAACAAAATACAGGAAGTTAAGAAAAATGTTCTTTAGTGGAAATTATCTAAATGGAATTCTTCCATCTTCTATAGGAAATTTTTCAAGTGAACTTGAATTTCTTGTGATGGGAGATTGTGGGACAATGGGAACTATACCACCAGAAATTAGAAATTTGAGCAACATACAATTTTTACATTTAGAGGCCAACAACTTGGGAGGATTTATTCCTACAAGCATGAAGAGGCTATCAAAGGTTCAGATATTAGGTCTTTGAAGTAACAAGTTGCAAGGATCAATTCCAGTTGAGCTTTGTCACCTCCTCAATTTGGGCGAGTTGGATTTGGCAAAACATAGACTTAGTGGAAAAATTCCTGATTGTCTTGGGAATATTACTTCGTTAAGATACTTTTATCTTAACTCAAACAACTTGACTTCCACGATACCTGCAAGTTTATGGAGTCTCAAAGATCTATTGGAATTGAATTTGTCTTCCAACTCAATAAATGGTTCATTGTCTTTTGAAATTGGAAACTTGAAATCCCTCATCCTCATGGATCTATCAGCAAATCAAATTAAGGGCAATATCCCTAGCACACTCGGAGCGTTGCAGATGCTGCAAAATCTTTCTTTGGCACACAATCGTTTGCAAGGTTTGATTCCAAAGTCACTTGATAACATGTTAAACTTAGAAGAATTGGATCTATCACTTAACAATTTACTTGGTGAAATTCCAAAATCATTTGAAAAGCTTTTGCATCTCAAGCATTTCAATGTTTCATACAACAAGCTAAGTGGAGAAGTTCCTAGTGGAGGCCCTTTTGCAAACTTCACCAACCAATCTTTTATGTCAAACCAAGCGTTATGTGGAACCCCATGGTTTCATCAATGCACCACAACTCATCATAATAAAGTAAAgagaaaatacatttttattagtGTATTTGCTTTTCTATCAATTTCAACAATGGCAGTTGTTGTGATTATTGTAtttgaaagaagaaagaagagaacCAACAAATCATTAGAAATTGATCTACCACCACGGTGCATCCCCCCAAGGATTTCATACTATGATTTGCAACGCATGACACATGGTTTAAGTGATAGCAACTTGCTTGGGAAAGGCAGCTTTAGTTCTGTTTACAAAGGAATATTGTCAAGTGGGACTTCTTGTGCTATTAAGGTGTTTGACATGGAAATACAAGGTGGACTCAAGagttatgatgtagaatgtgaAGTAATGCGTAACCTACGACATCGGAACTTTGCCCGAGTAATCAATAGTTGCTCAAATTTAGACTTCAAGGCTTTGGTGTTCGATTACATGCCTAATGGAAGTCTAGATAATTGGCTTCACTCAAATGAAAATTTCTTGGATATACGTCAAAGACTGGATATAATGATACATGTGGCATCAGCATTGGAGTATCTTCACCATGATTATTTTGTACCAGTCGTTCATTGTGATTTGAAACCCAGCAATATTTTGCTAAATGAAGAAATGGTTGGTCATGTAAGTGATTTTGGGATAGCCAAGTTCCTAGATGATGAGCAAAGCATGGCACATACGAAGACCTTGACTACATTTGGGTATATTGCTCCAGGTGATCTCAAATTTCAATATCTTGTTGATACTTatttaatcatatatattatcatctttaatctttcttttttttagtaatgAATGGATATTATATCTTATTCACTTCTGATTTTATAGAATACGGATCTCAAGGGCTGGTATCAATTCGGAGTGACGTTTACAGTTATGGTGTTGTGTTAATGGAGACATTCACGAGGATGAAACCAAGTGATAACATTTTCTCTGGGGATTCAACCTTAAAGCGCTTGGTAGAGTCTTCACTACTACCAAATGCAATAGCTCAAGTCATAGACTTGAATTTATTGCCTCAAGATCAAATTGAAATATCCACCAAGTATGTAGAATGTGTTACTTCTATTATGCTGTGAAGATGCACCTGAAGAAAGGATTAGCATGAAAGATGTTTTGGTTGCACTCAAGAAGATCAAACTTCAATTTCTTGGTAGGAATGCATTAGCTTAAACATTGAAAATAACCCTATTTCATTTTGGCATTGCTTGTTAAAAACATAAAGATGGAAGATATTAGAGTTTTTCTATTACTTAATgtcttgaatatattattattagaataaattttgTGTGGGACCATTTCACCATAAAACAGttctattttttagttaaaatataattttgttatgaacgcatagaaaattattaaattaaattttaactaaataaTATTGCAGGTCTTAAATTAGACCGTCTCAcacaagattattattattattattattattattattttgagggGTTGGGATTGAAGTTGTTATCAATCATGGACTAATGCATTTAATTAAattctgattttttttgtttgcacccactaaaatatttttgaataatgatAAAACTAAAATGTATGAGTatttgtcaaagaccttgtggtctagtggtacccgcTGTCctgatttacactcccacatggttGATGGGAGTGGGCTTAAGCCTCAActttaactctttgtgcttcaacatcTTCTCATACCATTTAAATGCTACGAGATTGCCACAAAAAGGGATGATCCCAATGGGTTATGCATGATTCTCATAGCTGAAGATCACAAACTCaattatttctaacattttCTCAATCGAACTTCTTACACATAAAGTGTGTTTTACGATTTACGAGTTAGTATGCTAGTGCTAAGTTTAGTCACCCCTTAAGTAGCAGGTTTGCCTCATCGCCCAAAAAAGAATCTACcgacaaattattttgtggacttcAGTCACCTTACAAGATGAACTCGggtccaaaatacataatttatatactaaatgtcaGTATGCAAATTTTtatgagtccaccttgcaagataaACTCGTGTCGATATCTGTGAGATTGGGTtcaaatttctaattttctttGTAGTTGTGGATTAATTTTGTTGGCCCAAACATGTGACCTTTCTCTACCGGAAAGCCCAATATTTTGTTTAGGCTTATCAAAATTCTCCACAGCGCACAGAGGCTGATGCCGACTCTGAGTTAAAGAATGCCGACGAAGATGACGCTAATGGCTACCTCGCTCACACACCTCCGCCCTCTATCCTGCGCCGCCGTCTCCGCCGCCCTCTATTCTTCGAGGCTGGACCCGCAGCCGC contains the following coding sequences:
- the LOC116004714 gene encoding probable LRR receptor-like serine/threonine-protein kinase At3g47570, whose translation is MAVVVIIVFERRKKRTNKSLEIDLPPRCIPPRISYYDLQRMTHGLSDSNLLGKGSFSSVYKGILSSGTSCAIKVFDMEIQGGLKSYDVECEVMRNLRHRNFARVINSCSNLDFKALVFDYMPNGSLDNWLHSNENFLDIRQRLDIMIHVASALEYLHHDYFVPVVHCDLKPSNILLNEEMVGHVSDFGIAKFLDDEQSMAHTKTLTTFGYIAPEYGSQGLVSIRSDVYSYGVVLMETFTRMKPSDNIFSGDSTLKRLVESSLLPNAIAQVIDLNLLPQDQIEISTKYVECVTSIML